From Coregonus clupeaformis isolate EN_2021a chromosome 2, ASM2061545v1, whole genome shotgun sequence:
tcctatcactttgttgaccaaaaacctaccaaggataatcctttcccagagttgtggttgggatacaatcgccctccccagccaaagaggcgtcaactcacccagcggaccactgcctccccccagataaagaaacgcagacttgaatctgagggtaagttcagcaactttagctatgaagctgacaatactgttaattatgaagaagttgtcatacattaacattgctaccggtattttgctaaggcagttgattgttttggagatgggacaaacaatgcccacgatagctacatcattaattgtgtgtgtgtgtgcctgcgtgtgccttagtctacatcataaatGCTGCTATAGCATAACAGTGCTCATCATGGTTTAGGAGATGGAGGTGTGGACATGGTGTTGGCTCGGTGATGGAGGAGGTATTAGCATTAAAGCAGAGCTGCAGGAGGCTATTCCCAGGGCAATTGAAAAGTGCTGCCATTGGTGAGGCAAGTGTGTTCTTCCTCCACTCTTCATGAGTCCTAAAGAGTGTCACCTCCTGTGCCGGTTCTGGAGTGGTAGAGGATGGCGGTGAAGTTGGTGGCGGCTGGTAGAGATCCTTCCTGTTGTGTCGTTTGAAGCGGACATACTTCATCTTCCTCTGACCAGCATTTCTTTTAGACCCAGCATTCCACTGGTTTTGTCTGTCTGTGCAGGCACGCCCGGTTTTCCCCTGTCTCACAGCATTTTCTACCTAGAGAGATATAGTAAAAACAGTGCATAGATATTATAATGGATTCACTGCACACATGTCATATGATGTAACACGAATATGAAGAAAATGCGTTATCATAATTCAATTCAATTATGAGCGCGCTTATCTAAACGGCACCTAAAAGCTGTCTCAAAGAACCAGCAAAAGTAATGATTATGAATATGTAAAATATTGCAATGAGACATTTTAATTGTTTATTCATAAACAAGTGTTCAGTTCGTGCATAAGCTCCAGTTCAGGCCGGAGCCTTATGTTGTCATTATCTATTGTCTGTCtgctatatttattttttatttattaaatccaGGAATTTGGTTAATGAAACATTTATTAAAATTAAGATACAATTAATACAAAACGAAATTCGCTTTAAAGGCTTTGTTCTTTCTGTTTTGAGGTGTCTGTGAAAGTTTGAAAGTCTTTAGTGCCGCTTTCAGAGCGCTCACGTCCGTAATGGAGAACTGTCGTAGGCCTAACATAGTTTTTTCCTCATAAATGCAAACACGAAAATTAAAAcacaaaatagtttttttttaaataacaaattGATGGATTTATAGCGTTTTGAAAAGAAgacataggcctaggctacaatgGTCAAATAATTACCTTCCACAGGATCGCAGCTGAGTGGGAACAAGATCTCCCTGGTCCAGCAACACACGTACATCCCGCAGTTTTGACTTCTCCAGCTTCAGTTACCAGCACCCAAGCATTATGCCATGCATTGTTCAAACACTGGCTAGGCTCTACATTTGCTTTCAGATAAACAAAACGATCATGTTTGTATGACATGACACAACCGACTTTGTTGCTGTGCAGATATTGATATGCCTCGGAGGCTTTCAGATTGTCCATTGCTTTTCCATCTATTGCCATGGATTGCACGAAGTAGGAGCAAATCTTGCTGTACGTTATGTTGGGCCACGTCGTCATGTTATCCTCCCAGTTCTGCACTGAATTCGGGTGGAGGAGAATAGCGCCATCTCCAGTCAAAGTAGTAGAACCGTGTTCCCAAGCTAGCGTCGACATCGCTGTGTTTACACCGGCAAACGTTGTGCAAACAACTTCAGGCggaaatgaaatgcatttgtgtagagttatggcgccaccctggatacagcgcgtaaacttgtgtatacatacagttgaattcggaagtttacatacacttaggttggagtcattaaatctcgtttttcaaccactccacaaatgtcttattaacaaactatcgttttggcaagatggttaggacatgtactttgtgcatgacacaagtaatttttccaacaattgtttacagacagattatttcacttaattcactgtatcacaattccagtgggtcactaaattgactgtgccttttaacagcttggaaaattccagaaaatgatgtcatggctttagaagcttctgataggctaattgacatcattttagtcaattggaggtgtacctgctgatgtatttcaaggcctaccttcaaactcagtgcctcttcaaatcaaattgtattggtcacatgcgccgaatacaacaggtgtagacattacagtaaaatgcttacttacagcccttaaccaacaatgcatttattttttaataaaaaaagtaaaataaaacaacaacaaaaaagtgttgagaaaaaaagagcagaagtaaaataataataataataataataataaaataacagtagggaggctatatatacaggggggtaccggtgcagagtcaatgtgcgggggcaccggctagttgaggtagttgaggtaatatgtacatgtgggtagagttaaagtgactatgcataaataattacagcctctttgcttgacatcatgggaaaatcaaaaaaaatcagccaagacctcaggattctttttttgtagacctcaacaagtctggttcatccttgggagcaatttccaaacgcctgaaggtaccatgttcatctgtacaaacaatagtaagcaagtataaacaccatgggaccacgcagccatcataccgctcaggaagttgTCAAGAAAGTGAGTTTGTGTTCATACTGGACCTctcgcccccacctaccgtcaaccaatcatgtcaatgctgagctatatggagccctctgcattgttacaacattttggCTGCTCACAGTGATGCCCtatggagctcaatttggcctctgcatgcctctggaggctctgcaattgcgtcacaccatccatatggtgcctccgaccacattttttGGATAAAACATAAATTGGCTCTGGCATTTCAACAGTGGCATGCGCAGCACCAGGGAGACATGCACTTAACCAAATCCCATACGTTAATCTTAAAATATAACTTTATTCTCAAAATGTTGACTTTATTCTCTAAATTAAATTTCAAGTTTATTCTCTaaatattgccactttattcTCAAAATGTAATTTTTACTTTATTCTCAAAATATTGCCACTTTTCTAAAGTACTGTTGTGCAAAAAATAAGAATCCAAGTAACACCACTCATCgctgtttttttatatatatatttttatcttCACTTGGCCCTAATACTCTTCCATACATCTAGACATGACCTCTGAGAAGAGTGGAAGGAAGATGGCGGAAACTGATGTATTGTTTGAAACTGCTGGTGAGTTGGGTGAAGATGAGAGCACGGAGAAAGGAAATAAAGTTGTGGTGGAAATTAGGAAACCCCTAGACTCTCTTTTCTTTCAGAGTGAGGGTTTTGGACCAACGTAACCTGGGAGATCCTTTTGAAGTTTCGTTAAATGGTTGAAGTGGCATCAGTGAGGGTAACAAGAAGTGGGCTTATTTTGAGTTTACAGCTGAGGCATTGCAATAAATCCTGTCAAAGGATGTTCTGCCCTCACAGGCCCCTGAGCCTGCATAGGGATATGACTTTAATTGGAATGTTACTGAAGGAGTGGGATGATTTTTTTATTCTATAGTTTACCACCCGTActgtaggtggcggcatgcacctctaACGATTGTTTGGGGATcgccataataccatagaagaagaaaatACTTCGTTTGGAAAGAACATCAATCAATCGTAAGGCTTGCGGTTGCAGGTAATTAACAAGTGTTACTTGTAGAAGCCAACCTCGTATATTGGCCTCATCCAATAATTTCGTCATGATGGATCAGCGCTTACCAAAAAGGCTGCAACCTGCCGCGAACCAGGAAGGGAACATTCCTCCCATGCTAatagctagccaactaacgtAAAGCTAAAGCTACTGTAGATCCTTTTCATATAAATTATCCACAATAATCAATCAATATCAAGCCGCATTTCCCTAATATGCATGTGAACGAATAGATTGTATATAATTTATGTGATTGGCATGCAAGACTCAATTGTGTAGACCGGCCTTGTGTTAGTGAATGGTGTTAGGCTAACGTAAACTAGCCAGTAAGCTACAAAACAATGCAGATTCGTTTTCGCTCATTCCTACAACATTGATTGTGCAGTAGTGATGGGAAGTTCGGCTCGATACTGACTCTGATCTTTTTGATTCGTTAAGTTAAAACCCCCCAGAATCTTTCGATTAATTTCGCTAATTTGAGTCAGTAATGCACAGAGCACGCAGACCCCCTACCGGCGaacgatgaactgaaaactcGAAAGAGTACATTCTACAATGAAAACGTGTTAGTTTGTCACTTTCATGAGGTTGGagttaataacatgttcaactacttaaagATGCAATATggagaaatcgctccaccatttcctggttgctaaaattataatagatcgcctaatttcagtttgtgacaaaacaagcagtcattgtgtagagaatcattgtaccatctaaacctctgtgaaatatattttccataaccaaaaatattgtattttctgctgtatgaagctggtgtacaaaaccgaaagtaaaagatgcaaaaacgaaaGGTAAGAACGAGAAGCAGAGAAATAgctcacatagaacagatctaccgcttcttatacTTGCTTTAAAAGATAattacatatctataacacatttacattttagcagacgctcttatccagagcgacttacagttagcgcatacattattttatcgaacccacaaccctggcgttgcaaacgccatgctctaccaactgagctacatcccctgccggccattccctcccctaccctggacgacgctgggccaattgtgcgccgccccatgggtctcccggtcgcggcctgctacgacagagcctggattcgaaccaggatctctagtggcacagctagcactgcgatgcagtgccttagaccactgcgccactcgggagataacaCATATTCCTATTTTAATTGGtctggtcgcccaaaaagttacatattgcagctttaagacaCTGGCTCCAATCTAGGTTGTctgttttggttctacaaagctgtgtccataacattcaataatcaattaattgcatTAATTCTTGCACAATGCAatcaattatcagttctaaatatgtatttttctaCTCTATCCCCATTATCTATTTTCCTGCGTGCATATGACAGacattttggactgaccaatgtagatattttcaaatacatgcaacttaaaagtttcGTATCATGAAATGTTGATTTGAAAATCTTTTGGACATCTGAGCAATCTTGAGGGAaccctatttgagtcagaaaaggatatgcgtatgataggtaagatatatACAAAACTTTGCGGAGAGACTATACAACTAACAATTtcttagaaaaatatatatatacaaaactactggagtcaagacttgaaaataaCTTATATTGGCACatgatggagggaatgttggaataatggcaccggaggagatggcttccgttttacggccccctaaccaattgtgctattatgtgtgttttttctcgttatttgtaatttattctgtacataatgtttctgccaccgtctcttatgaccaaaaagagcttctggatatcaggacagcgattactcacctcgtattggacgaagatttttgttcaacgagtcggacgcgaaggatattctacatttacattacatttacgtcatttagcagacgctcttatccagagcgacttacaaattggtgcattcaccttatagccagtgggataaccactttacaatatttttattaattttttggggtggggtaagggggggtagaaggattactttatcctatcccaggtattccttaaagaggtggggtttcaagtgtctccggaaggtggtgagtgactccgctgtcctggcgtcgtgagggagcttgttccaccattggggtgccagagcaccgaacagttttgactgggctgagcgggaactgtgcttccgcagaggtagggggccagcaggccagaggtggatgaacgcaatcccctcgtttgggtgtagggactgatcagagcctgaaggtacggaggtgccgttcccctcacagctctgtaggcaagcaccatggtcttgtagcagatgcgagcttcaactggaagccagtggagtgtgcggaggagcggggtgacgtaagagaacttgggaaggttgaacaccagacgggctgcggcattctggatgaattgtaggggtttaatggcacaggcagggagcccagccaacagcgagttgcagtaatccagacgggagatgacaagtgcctggattaggacctgtgcctcttcctgtgtaaggcagggtcgtactctccgaatgttgtggagcatgaacctacaggatcgggtcaccgccttgatgttagcggagaacaacagggtgttgtccagggtcacgccaaggctctttgcactctgggaggaggacacaacggagttgtcaaccgtgatggcgagatcatggaacgggcagtccttccctgggaggaagagcagctccgtcttgccgaggttcagcttgaggtggtgatcacagcgctagctgtgccactagagatcctggttcgaatccaggctctgtcgtagccggccgcgaccgggagacccatggggcggcgcacaatttgcccagcgttgtccagggtaggggagggaatggcaggcagggatgtagctcagttggtagagcatggcgtttgcaacgccagggttgtgggttcgattcccacgggggggccagtatgaaaaaataatgtatgcactcactaactgtaagtcgctctggataagagcgtctgctaaatgacacactgatatgtctgccagacatgcagagatgcgattcgccacctggttatcagaagggggaaaggagaagattagtgtgttgtctgcgtagcaatgataggagaggccatgtgaggatatgacagagccaagtgacttggtgtatagcgagaataggagagggcctagaactgagccctgggggacaccagtggtgagagcacgtggtgcggagacagcttctcgccacgccacttggtaggagcgaccggtcaggtaggacgcaatccaagagtgagccgcgccggagatgcccagctcggagagggtggagaggaggatctgatggttcacagtatcaaaggcagcagacaggtctagaaggagcagaggagagagagttagctttagcagtgcggagagcctccgtgacacagagaagagcagtctcagttgaatgaccagtcttgaaacctgactggtttggatcaagaaggtcattctgagagagatagcaagagagttggctaaagacggcacgctcaagagttttggagagaaaagaaagaagggatactggtctgtagttgttgacatcagagggatcaagtgttggttttttgagaaggtgtgcaactctcgctctcttgaagatggaagggataTAGCCAGcgatcaaggatgagttgatgagcgaggtgaggtaagggagaaggtcaccggagatggtctggagaagagaggaggggatagggtcaagcgggcaggttgttgggcggccggccgtcacaagtcgcaagattttatctggagagagaggggagaaagaagtcaaagcatagggtagggcagtgtgagcaggaccagcagtgtcatttgacttaacaaacgaggatcggatgtcatcaaccttcttttcaaaatggttgacgaagtcatccacagagagggaggagggggaggaggattcagcagggaggagaaggtggcaaagagcttcctagggttagaggcagat
This genomic window contains:
- the LOC123481602 gene encoding uncharacterized protein LOC123481602, producing MTTWPNITYSKICSYFVQSMAIDGKAMDNLKASEAYQYLHSNKVGCVMSYKHDRFVYLKANVEPSQCLNNAWHNAWVLVTEAGEVKTAGCTCVAGPGRSCSHSAAILWKVENAVRQGKTGRACTDRQNQWNAGSKRNAGQRKMKYVRFKRHNRKDLYQPPPTSPPSSTTPEPAQEVTLFRTHEEWRKNTLASPMAALFNCPGNSLLQLCFNANTSSITEPTPCPHLHLLNHDEHCYAIAAFMM